A segment of the Bacteroidales bacterium genome:
AATGGTATTTTAGATAAAAAGGCCTCTGTTTCACGACTGGCAGTTCCATTGCCCACCGCAATATAATCAATCTTATAAGCATTTACCAATGATACAATTTTTTTTTCTGCTAATTTATGCTCATTTTGTGGCGGATGTGGATAAATGGTTTCGTTGTGTAATAATGTACCGTGTTCATCAATGCAAACCACTTTGCAACCTGTTTTATATCCGGGATCGATTCCCATTACACGTTTCTCGCCAATGGGTGGTGTCAATAATAATTGTTTTAAATTATCGGAAAATACCTTAATTGCCTCTTTATCGGCAGCTTGCTTAGACAAAGTATAATATTCATTCTCAATAGAAGGCTTTATATGTTTTAAATAGGCTTCACGCATACATTCACTAACAATAGCAGAATTTTTGCCTTTCCCTTTAATAAATAAATACGATAAACGGTCTAAGGCAATATCATCGTCGATACAAATTGATACTTTTAAAAATCCTTCGTTTTCGCCTCTCAACATGGCTAATATTCTATGAGAAGGGCAACGTTGAAGTCGTTCTTTAAAATCGAAATAATTTTTATACTTTTCAGCGTCGGCAATTTTTGTTTTAATAACTTTTGATTTAATTTCTGCATATTTAGCAAACTGTTGACGTATCAACTCGCGTGCATTCCTATTTTCGTATATCCACTCAATAATAATACTTTTTGCACCCTCTAGTACTTGTTGCTCATTATCAATTTTTTCATTCAAATATTTTTCAAGATTTGGTATATCGTAACTATGCTGTTCAAATATTAATTTTGCTAATGGTTCTAATCCTAGTTCGCGAGCAATAGAAGCTTTATTTTTTCGTTTAGGCTTAAATGGCAAATAAAGATCTTCTAATATATTAATATTGTAACATTGTTCAATTTCTTTTTTTAATGGTTCAGTTAATAAATTTTGCTGAGCAATGGATGTTAATATATAATTCCTTCTTTGTTCAAATTCATTTATAAAATCTAATTTTTGAAATAACTGTGATATTAAAACTTCGTCTAAATTTCCGGTAACTTCTTTACGATATCGAGCTATAAAAGGTATAGTTGCTCCTTCTTGCGCAAGTCTCCAAGTATTTTCAATTTGCCATTCTTTAAGCCCTAATTCTTCTGCTGTTAATAAAATCCACTTTTTGTTCATAAATAATTTAGGTAAATTTACATGTAAATTTTGCACGAAAGTAACTTTTTTTTTACTTTTACACCATTATTTAATCAATGAGTTTTAAACACATTTATATTATTTTTTTCTTTTTGTTAATAATTGATGATGTTTTTGCTTCATTCCCTCCTTTATTTTATTCTAATAACGATAATTCAGTTTCTATTTATGCTCCCAAACGATCAAAATTTGTTCGTAAGCGTTTAGGTTCGCAAACATTTTTTGGTGAAGCAGGAATGACATATGGTTATTATACCGGATTACGGTATTCAATTAACTACGATGGCATACTTCAATCTGATGATAAAAATGCACTTTCTATTAGACTAGGCATTGGTTACTCAAAAGCTACTAACGATTCAACCGTTAAAGGTCAAGAAATTTTTTTCCCATTAGGTATCAATGTATTTTTTGGTATTAAGAATCATTTCGATCTAGGCGGTGGAATGTATTATTACGAAAATCGTAAAACATTCACACCTTACTTTTATATTGGTTTTAGACATCAAAATCCCAAAGGCGGATTTATGTATCGATTAGGTGCCGATATTCATCTCGAAAGAGTCTATGATTTAAAAGGTAGAAACTTGCAAAAAACAGCCGTTTTTGGACCTTTAGTTGGCTTAGGATGGTCATTTTAAACGGACATCCATTTCGCTATTTTTTATATACCAGCATGTTGAATCGCAAACAGTTCGTGAGTATTTTTTAAAAAACACTCCATCGATAGCATATACAATATGACCATTAACCGAATACTGAGCTTTAGTATAATAATATTTATTAAGCGGTAAATATACCGACGTAGTATTTATTGTCAATGTATCAGTATAAACCAAATGACTGGTGTCATTATATTTGCCTTCGTATATCCAAATGGGCACATGGCGATTTTGACTGTTTATGGTAACACTAATATGCATTTCCCATTCATAGGGCTCAAAAGTATTGCAATCATATGTATAATTCTCGCAATCCTCGTTTTTATTATTACATGAAAATAAAATAAAAAATATTACAATTATAAAAAAAAGCTTCATTTCCATTCAATTTTTTTATTTGGATTATAAAATTTTGATAAAGGAATATTAAAGTATGCTGTTATTTTAAAATGAATAGGAAAAGCATTTTCATCTTTGAAATAATAATATTCTGATGCAAAAGACCAAGTAAAATAATTGCCTTTTAACATACACTCTAACATAGGAGATAATAAAGTATAGGATGGTGGTCTATTTTCAGCTCCCCTATATTTTCCATAACTTATATAACCTGTGAATCCAGTATTGATATAAACTTTATTATTTACATTGTTTTTTATTAATATTCTCTTGCTTAATGATGTTCCCCAAAGAGATCGTGTTTCCCAAAATTGATAATAAGTATGAGCATCTTGTTTTATAAGGATTCGGTTTGCCCATAATCGAGTTTGATACGAACAAGTAAAATTAATACCATAATGTGTTTCGAAAATATTAAAAGCAAGTCCCCAAAGCATATCGTTTGTATTAAAACTATTCGAAAATCCCCAATTTAATAAAGGTATAATAGGTCCCCAATATACAGGAATTCCATATTTTTTAAATAAACGAACTTGTTTTCTATCTCCTAAATAATAAGCCAATTTTATAAGATTACCGGATTGATTGTTTATAGGCTTTTTCTTTAATGACCAATTTAAAACATGGGTGTTTTTTGACAGTAAGGCATATTCAATAAGTCCATATCCATTATTACTTTGTTCATTAATACTTGCACCATTTAAAAGCAATTGCTCGGCCATAAGGGTATCGCCTTTTTGAACTGCCAATAACAAAGGACTTAACCCATTATTATCAGGAAAACTAACAAGATTTGTATTTTTTGCAAAAAAAGGAATTAAATCAGAACGTCCATAATATACGGCTCCCATCATACATGAATTTCCATCTTCGTCTAAGCTATTAAGCTTAGCTCCTTTTTTTACTAATAGCTCTATAATATCTTTATTTGCAAATCTTACTGCATAATGAAGAGGCGAAACCTTATTTCGGATTGTTTTATTAACATCGCTACCATTTTCGATTAAATACAAAACCATATCGTAATTATCGTAAGCAATAGCCATAAATAGCGGAGGTAAACAAAAAAATGAACTATAATTAACATCAGCACCATTTAAAACTAAGGCTTTAACAGCAAGAAGTTGATTGCTTTGAATAGCATAATTTAAAGCACTTATCCCATCATTAGAAATAGCATTGGCATTGGCTCCCTGATTTAACCAATATACAATAGAATCTGCATTACCATTATAAGCGGCTAATAATAAATTATAATCTAAATCGCTGGTTGATAATGTGTCTTGAGCAAATAAAAAATAATGATTAGAAAATACAAATAATAATATACAGAAATATTTATAAAGTTTCTGTATCATATCTACTATTGAATTATTTTTAATTCAGTTCTTCTATTGAGTGCTTTCCCCTCAGTTGTATCGTTGGTATCTAAAGGTTTTGAACTACCATAACCTACATACTTCATTCTATTAGCAGGAATTCCCTTTGCAATAAGAAAATTATAAACAGCCTGAGCTCTTTTTTCAGATAACAATTGATTGTAAGCATCATTTCCTGTGTTATCGGTATGACCACTAATCTCTATCTTTATATGATGATTAACCATCATAAACTGTACTATTTTTTCTAATTCTGTATAAGAATTTTTCTTTAGTTGAAAAGAATCTGTTTTAAAAAACACATTGGGTAAAACCATAGATGCCCCCACTTCGATAGGTAATAATTCTATTTGTTTTACTAAAGCTCCTTGTGATTGATTAAATAATATATTTTCTGAATGAAATAAATATCCATCAGATGAAATAAACATACCATATTCTTTCCCTTTTTGCAAGCACAACAAGAACTCGCCCAATACAGTATCGGCCTGAGTAGAAAAAACAATTTTATTTTTTTCTAAATCGATAATTTCACAACGAGCAGGCAAAGGTTTGCTTGTTTTTTTGTCGACAATCTTTCCTTTTATATAGGTTATTTCTTCGGGTTGAACACTACTGGGCAAATCGAATGCATAAATATCGTTTAAGCCAAAGCCTCCTTCACGCGATGAAGTAATATAGGCTCTTTTGCCCGAAGCTGAAACAACTAAACCTATTTCGTTTTTGGTTGTATTTATTGGATAACCCAAATTTACTGGTTTAGTCCACTTTCCTTCTTGGTCTCTTCGACTAACAAAAATATCGAAACCTCCTACCCCCCAATGACCATTTGAACAAAAATAAAGTGTATTCCCATCGGGATGAATAAAAGGTGATGTTTCCGCCATTGGAGTATTAATAACAGTATCGAGTATTTGAGGTTTGCCCCAACTACCATCACTTCTTCGATAACTCACATAAATATCAGAATTGCCAATACCATCGATACGTTCACTACTAAAATACAACTCTTTACCATTTGCCGAAATACTTGGTTGAGATTCCCAAGCAGAAGTATTTATTTCTGAAATATTTTTTGCTTTTGACCAACCATTAGCTGTTTTTTCTGAATAATACAAATCACAAGAACCTTTACCATCTGAACGATTGCAAGCAGTAAAAACCATATATTTCCCATCGGCTGTAATGGTTTGAGCCCCTTCATTAGAGCGAGTGTTAACATTACCTTGCAAAGGTATTGCTTTTGTCCATATTGAGTCTTTGTAATAACTTATATAAAAATCTTCTTGTGTATTATCGGATGCAGGTGAAGCATTTTTCCATAATGGTATCTTTCGAGTAAAAACCATTATTTCTTCATCAGGCGATATATATGGATAGTATTCATCGCATTCACTATTTATACCATCGCCCAAATTTTCGGGATTAAAGGCTACAGGAGTTTTCATTATTTCTATTGCATATTC
Coding sequences within it:
- a CDS encoding RNA-binding transcriptional accessory protein translates to MNKKWILLTAEELGLKEWQIENTWRLAQEGATIPFIARYRKEVTGNLDEVLISQLFQKLDFINEFEQRRNYILTSIAQQNLLTEPLKKEIEQCYNINILEDLYLPFKPKRKNKASIARELGLEPLAKLIFEQHSYDIPNLEKYLNEKIDNEQQVLEGAKSIIIEWIYENRNARELIRQQFAKYAEIKSKVIKTKIADAEKYKNYFDFKERLQRCPSHRILAMLRGENEGFLKVSICIDDDIALDRLSYLFIKGKGKNSAIVSECMREAYLKHIKPSIENEYYTLSKQAADKEAIKVFSDNLKQLLLTPPIGEKRVMGIDPGYKTGCKVVCIDEHGTLLHNETIYPHPPQNEHKLAEKKIVSLVNAYKIDYIAVGNGTASRETEAFLSKIPFSKNVKIYVVSEAGASVYSASDIARKEFPNYDITVRGAVSIARRLQDPLAELVKIEPKAIGIGQYQHDVDQKLLKIALEETVIECVNKVGVQLNSCSEYLLQYVSGIGEKMAQTIVEYRKKNGRFNNIYDLLKVPWFGEKAFKLSAGFLRIENGDNPLDNTGIHPEKYDLVEKIAFDLQTDIHHLIGNKELIAKIDIAKYISDDTGEETLKDIVNDLMNPGYDMRFRVKILEFDPSIKHFENLKIGMVLNGIVTNITNFGAFINIGIKESGLLHISNITNEFIKNPNEILHIHQHVKVKVIGIDEGLRRISLSMKDVN
- a CDS encoding ankyrin repeat domain-containing protein — its product is MIQKLYKYFCILLFVFSNHYFLFAQDTLSTSDLDYNLLLAAYNGNADSIVYWLNQGANANAISNDGISALNYAIQSNQLLAVKALVLNGADVNYSSFFCLPPLFMAIAYDNYDMVLYLIENGSDVNKTIRNKVSPLHYAVRFANKDIIELLVKKGAKLNSLDEDGNSCMMGAVYYGRSDLIPFFAKNTNLVSFPDNNGLSPLLLAVQKGDTLMAEQLLLNGASINEQSNNGYGLIEYALLSKNTHVLNWSLKKKPINNQSGNLIKLAYYLGDRKQVRLFKKYGIPVYWGPIIPLLNWGFSNSFNTNDMLWGLAFNIFETHYGINFTCSYQTRLWANRILIKQDAHTYYQFWETRSLWGTSLSKRILIKNNVNNKVYINTGFTGYISYGKYRGAENRPPSYTLLSPMLECMLKGNYFTWSFASEYYYFKDENAFPIHFKITAYFNIPLSKFYNPNKKIEWK
- a CDS encoding PD40 domain-containing protein — translated: MKIHIIILFFCFLSNFGSISLYAQNKKYLDKTYENAEWSFKKGDFVHARKYIDMILEDDSSYFKAYRLLGEYFLTFEYYDSLLLYYKQCVKFCGKKYPETYFQLANYQFYIGNVNEALELYRLFLSKVPKSNLTSVVNDQIKRCEYAIEIMKTPVAFNPENLGDGINSECDEYYPYISPDEEIMVFTRKIPLWKNASPASDNTQEDFYISYYKDSIWTKAIPLQGNVNTRSNEGAQTITADGKYMVFTACNRSDGKGSCDLYYSEKTANGWSKAKNISEINTSAWESQPSISANGKELYFSSERIDGIGNSDIYVSYRRSDGSWGKPQILDTVINTPMAETSPFIHPDGNTLYFCSNGHWGVGGFDIFVSRRDQEGKWTKPVNLGYPINTTKNEIGLVVSASGKRAYITSSREGGFGLNDIYAFDLPSSVQPEEITYIKGKIVDKKTSKPLPARCEIIDLEKNKIVFSTQADTVLGEFLLCLQKGKEYGMFISSDGYLFHSENILFNQSQGALVKQIELLPIEVGASMVLPNVFFKTDSFQLKKNSYTELEKIVQFMMVNHHIKIEISGHTDNTGNDAYNQLLSEKRAQAVYNFLIAKGIPANRMKYVGYGSSKPLDTNDTTEGKALNRRTELKIIQ